A single region of the Herpetosiphon gulosus genome encodes:
- a CDS encoding cellulase family glycosylhydrolase, whose translation MKKLSRLIIVLGLICSIFAQHSAAPKAQAAFGAGDFLKANGATVRNNSGNGAIVTLKGTNLGGWLLQEGWMSPLGYPALPRTNWTASGSAGGAAAAIDGNPATRWTSNAPQANGQWFQVDLGSNQAVERVTIDAGSSTGDYPRQYQVQAFVNNAWVTVGSGSGTSQVVTVQFNSTQVTRLIRVLQTGSSGSWWSIHEFNAQIADEFNLRQALTNRFGTSTTDSLINGYQDTWIQASDLDTIKAMGLNMVRVPIHWLVLMNTNGTMKSDAESFRKLDWLISESSKRNLYVMLDLHGAPGAACPWHSCGQTGTNQLWTNPTYQNWTVQIWERLATRYRGNPTVAAYDLLNEPLLSNGAAETEQQVRQKFDFFDRLYDAVRAKDPDHMIVMAAFYDWYQALPPSTYGWTNVMYQLHHYNFDTVTDWNVTNNFIQSALDKYATFTKDWNVPGFAGEYWFSTHYDLYEKFMSGLNALNVSWTNWTYKVNGGGNWGFYQNNTQAVPDLLNDSAATIADKWSRFSTNYFQPNTQFQNTVRAYAPEGSWVALQAGANNSYVSADNYGNNPLVANRPSIQGWEKFRMISNPDGTVSFMSMANNKYVAADLNNGGRLIAQSRGVLGWEKFRRVDLGNGTFGLQAIANNKYVTTDLNSGSPVLIANRDAIGGAWEAFTFVATAP comes from the coding sequence ATGAAAAAGCTGAGTAGGCTGATTATTGTTCTTGGTCTTATTTGTAGTATTTTTGCCCAGCATTCAGCAGCCCCCAAGGCCCAAGCCGCGTTTGGGGCTGGCGATTTTCTCAAGGCCAATGGCGCGACGGTACGCAATAATTCCGGTAATGGCGCAATCGTCACGCTCAAAGGCACAAACCTCGGCGGTTGGTTGCTGCAAGAAGGCTGGATGTCGCCCTTAGGCTATCCCGCTTTGCCACGCACCAACTGGACTGCCAGCGGATCAGCTGGTGGAGCCGCTGCCGCAATCGATGGCAACCCCGCCACGCGCTGGACGAGCAACGCCCCCCAAGCCAATGGTCAATGGTTCCAAGTTGATCTTGGCAGCAACCAAGCCGTCGAACGGGTGACAATCGACGCTGGCTCTTCAACTGGCGATTATCCGCGCCAATATCAAGTCCAGGCTTTTGTTAATAATGCTTGGGTCACGGTTGGCAGTGGCAGTGGCACGAGCCAAGTGGTAACTGTCCAATTCAATAGCACCCAAGTAACCCGCCTGATTCGGGTATTGCAAACTGGCTCAAGCGGCAGTTGGTGGTCGATTCACGAATTCAACGCTCAAATTGCTGATGAATTTAATTTGCGCCAAGCCTTAACCAATCGCTTTGGCACAAGCACCACCGATAGTTTGATCAACGGATACCAAGACACTTGGATTCAAGCCAGCGACCTCGATACTATCAAGGCTATGGGCTTGAACATGGTGCGCGTGCCGATCCATTGGCTGGTGCTAATGAATACCAATGGCACCATGAAATCGGATGCTGAATCGTTCCGCAAGCTCGATTGGCTGATTAGCGAAAGCAGCAAGCGCAATTTATACGTGATGCTCGACTTGCATGGCGCTCCTGGTGCTGCCTGTCCATGGCATTCATGTGGCCAAACGGGCACCAACCAACTCTGGACCAACCCAACTTATCAAAATTGGACGGTGCAAATTTGGGAACGTTTGGCGACGCGCTACCGTGGTAACCCAACCGTGGCCGCCTACGATTTGCTCAACGAACCATTGCTGAGCAACGGTGCAGCCGAAACCGAACAACAAGTGCGCCAAAAATTCGATTTCTTTGATCGTTTGTATGATGCTGTGCGAGCCAAAGACCCCGACCATATGATCGTCATGGCAGCTTTCTACGATTGGTATCAAGCATTGCCACCTTCAACCTATGGCTGGACGAATGTGATGTATCAATTGCACCACTACAACTTTGATACCGTCACTGATTGGAATGTGACCAATAATTTCATTCAAAGTGCCTTGGATAAATACGCCACCTTCACCAAGGATTGGAATGTGCCTGGCTTTGCTGGCGAATATTGGTTCTCAACCCACTACGATTTGTATGAAAAGTTCATGTCAGGCTTGAATGCCTTGAATGTTTCCTGGACCAACTGGACATACAAGGTCAATGGTGGCGGCAACTGGGGCTTCTATCAAAATAATACCCAAGCCGTACCAGATCTATTAAATGATAGTGCTGCCACAATTGCTGATAAATGGTCACGCTTCAGCACTAATTATTTCCAACCAAACACCCAGTTTCAAAATACGGTGCGGGCTTATGCGCCTGAAGGTTCGTGGGTTGCGCTGCAAGCTGGGGCCAACAATAGCTATGTTAGCGCCGATAACTATGGCAACAATCCCTTGGTTGCCAATCGCCCAAGCATCCAAGGCTGGGAAAAATTCCGCATGATCAGCAATCCCGATGGCACGGTTTCGTTTATGTCAATGGCCAACAATAAATATGTGGCTGCCGATCTGAACAACGGCGGGCGCTTGATCGCTCAATCACGCGGGGTTTTGGGTTGGGAAAAATTCCGCCGGGTTGATCTTGGCAACGGAACCTTTGGCTTGCAAGCAATCGCTAATAATAAATATGTCACCACTGATCTGAATAGTGGCTCACCTGTGTTAATTGCCAATCGCGATGCGATCGGCGGCGCATGGGAAGCCTTCACCTTCGTTGCGACTGCTCCATAG
- a CDS encoding transposase codes for MKLIAQLKLLPTSDQHAALLQTLEQANVVCNAISQTAWQSQTFKQFDVHTLVYDHIRATSGLSAQMVVRQIAKVADAYKIDRKVQRTFTPHGAISYDDRILSWNMHAPSVSIWTVNGRQSIPFVCGKRQWELVQSRRGETDLAYVNGQFYLLATCDVEEPTPDDVDRTIGVDLGIVNISTDSDGETYSGAQIERVRQRYQRRRSALQAVGTKNAKRRLKSISGKQRRFQTNTNHTIAKRLVAKAKCTKRQIALEDLTHIRSRVKASGRQQRARHSNWSFNQLRQFVTYKAAIAGVRVVLVNPTYTSRTCSACGHCDKRNRKNQAVFCCVVCHFATSADYNAAINIERAVVTLPMASTLRR; via the coding sequence ATGAAGTTGATTGCACAACTCAAATTGTTGCCTACGTCCGACCAACACGCAGCGTTGCTGCAAACGTTGGAACAGGCGAACGTCGTGTGCAATGCTATCAGCCAAACGGCGTGGCAGTCGCAAACGTTCAAACAATTTGATGTGCATACACTCGTGTACGACCACATCAGGGCAACATCGGGACTGTCGGCACAAATGGTTGTGCGGCAGATCGCTAAAGTTGCCGATGCGTACAAAATTGACCGTAAGGTGCAGCGCACATTCACCCCACACGGCGCAATCTCCTATGATGATCGTATCCTTAGTTGGAACATGCACGCGCCGTCCGTTAGTATATGGACGGTCAACGGGCGACAATCTATTCCGTTTGTGTGCGGCAAGCGACAATGGGAATTGGTGCAATCGCGGCGCGGTGAAACCGACCTTGCGTATGTCAATGGGCAGTTCTACCTCCTTGCAACGTGTGATGTTGAGGAACCAACGCCCGATGATGTTGACAGGACGATAGGCGTTGACCTCGGCATCGTGAACATTAGCACCGATAGCGATGGTGAAACCTACAGCGGCGCACAGATTGAACGGGTACGCCAGCGGTATCAACGCCGCCGTTCTGCGTTACAAGCGGTCGGAACCAAGAACGCTAAACGGCGCTTGAAATCCATCAGCGGCAAACAACGCCGCTTCCAGACCAACACAAACCATACGATAGCCAAGCGGCTTGTTGCGAAAGCCAAATGCACAAAGCGACAGATAGCGTTGGAAGATTTGACGCATATCCGTTCGCGGGTCAAGGCTTCCGGCAGACAGCAACGGGCGCGACACAGCAATTGGAGTTTCAACCAACTGCGTCAGTTTGTGACCTACAAGGCAGCCATAGCGGGGGTGCGCGTCGTGCTGGTCAATCCAACCTACACATCGCGTACCTGTAGCGCCTGTGGTCACTGCGACAAGCGCAATCGGAAGAACCAAGCCGTGTTTTGTTGTGTCGTGTGTCACTTCGCTACCTCAGCGGATTACAACGCGGCAATCAATATCGAACGGGCAGTTGTCACCCTGCCTATGGCATCAACGCTTCGGCGTTAG
- a CDS encoding glycosyl hydrolase family 18 protein: MNRQRALSMKVYLLLALIMLAGSFGAGFDQPTSAQAQIAYKIVGYLPSWQGSVNGAQIDKLTHINYAFLLPNNDGSLKPIENASKLQELVAVAHSKNKKVLISVGGWNDGDDSAFESIAANASYRTNFANNLNNFVNQYNLDGVDIDWEYPEAGDFYFETMSAIRNRIGSGKLLTAAVAATNAGGSGVTSNAIDIMDYITLMAYDGDGGAGHSPYSLAQQSLDYWSSKTSNKAKLILGVPFYARPGWYGYNTLRAGGCSADSDSCWYGGATQYYTGRPTMRAKIDLMKSKGGGGIMIWELSQDTAVTSSDSLLKTIADHLGTPSTPTGNVALNKAATASSTENSSYGANLAFDGNAATRWSSTWSDPQWLRVDLGAVYAIKQVVLKWEAAFGRAYQVQVSNDDNTWRSIYSTSNSDGATDDLAVSGVGRYLRVYATTRATEWGYSLWEVEVYGNALATSASSTETGGSTTNAIDTNSTTRWSAGLPQAAGQWYRVDFGNNQSFSQITLDAGTSYGDYPRNFQVQVSNDGNSWATVASASGTTQAVTVNFAAQNSRYLRVWLTSTGGGSWWSIHELTVR; encoded by the coding sequence ATGAATCGTCAACGCGCCTTGAGCATGAAGGTTTATTTGCTGTTGGCTTTGATTATGCTGGCTGGGAGTTTTGGCGCTGGATTTGATCAACCCACATCAGCCCAAGCCCAAATCGCCTATAAAATTGTGGGCTATTTGCCGTCGTGGCAAGGCAGCGTCAACGGCGCTCAAATCGATAAACTGACCCACATTAACTATGCGTTTCTGTTGCCTAACAACGATGGCAGCCTCAAGCCAATCGAAAACGCCAGCAAATTGCAAGAGTTGGTAGCGGTCGCGCATAGCAAAAACAAAAAAGTGCTCATTTCAGTTGGTGGCTGGAACGACGGCGATGATAGTGCCTTCGAAAGTATCGCCGCTAACGCTAGCTATCGCACGAATTTTGCCAATAACCTGAATAATTTTGTCAACCAATACAATCTTGATGGGGTCGATATTGATTGGGAATATCCCGAGGCTGGCGATTTTTACTTTGAAACGATGTCAGCAATTCGCAACCGCATCGGCTCGGGCAAATTGTTAACTGCTGCGGTTGCCGCAACCAATGCTGGCGGCTCGGGTGTAACCAGCAATGCCATCGACATTATGGATTACATCACGCTCATGGCCTACGATGGTGATGGCGGCGCTGGCCACTCGCCCTATAGTTTGGCCCAGCAATCGCTCGATTATTGGAGCAGCAAAACCAGCAATAAGGCCAAATTGATCTTGGGTGTACCGTTTTATGCTCGCCCAGGCTGGTATGGCTACAACACCTTACGCGCTGGCGGTTGCTCCGCCGATAGCGATAGTTGCTGGTATGGCGGCGCAACTCAATATTACACAGGCCGCCCAACCATGCGAGCCAAAATCGATTTGATGAAAAGCAAGGGCGGCGGCGGGATTATGATTTGGGAATTGAGCCAAGATACGGCTGTGACCAGCAGCGATTCCTTGCTCAAAACTATCGCCGACCATCTCGGCACGCCCAGCACGCCAACTGGCAATGTAGCACTCAACAAAGCCGCAACTGCTTCATCAACCGAAAATAGCAGCTATGGCGCAAATCTCGCCTTCGATGGCAACGCCGCCACCCGTTGGTCGAGCACATGGAGCGATCCGCAATGGCTACGGGTTGATTTAGGCGCAGTCTATGCGATCAAGCAAGTGGTTTTAAAATGGGAAGCCGCCTTTGGCCGCGCCTATCAGGTGCAAGTTTCCAACGACGACAATACGTGGCGCTCGATCTATAGCACGAGCAATAGCGATGGCGCAACTGATGATTTGGCAGTTTCCGGGGTTGGGCGCTATCTGCGCGTGTATGCAACCACCCGTGCTACCGAGTGGGGCTACTCGCTGTGGGAAGTTGAAGTTTATGGCAATGCGTTGGCAACCAGCGCTTCATCGACCGAAACCGGTGGCAGCACAACCAACGCGATTGATACCAACAGCACTACCCGTTGGAGTGCAGGTTTGCCCCAAGCAGCAGGCCAGTGGTATCGGGTCGATTTTGGCAATAACCAAAGTTTCAGCCAAATCACGCTTGATGCAGGCACATCGTATGGCGATTATCCGCGCAACTTCCAAGTGCAAGTTTCCAACGATGGCAATAGCTGGGCAACCGTAGCCAGCGCCAGCGGCACAACCCAAGCAGTAACCGTCAACTTTGCCGCTCAAAACAGCCGCTATCTGCGAGTATGGCTCACCAGCACTGGCGGCGGTAGTTGGTGGTCGATCCACGAATTAACCGTGCGCTAA
- a CDS encoding sigma-70 family RNA polymerase sigma factor produces MDLITRVRDVFTASHPLVDPASFAQFYQQTHAVVFRYVYMLHGSPKSDVEDYTAEAFARAWKQRQRFSGDDEAALGWIITIARRIVIDQQRRASSAIGRLRAQLDRPLPPTPEQQAIQRERQHLALELLAHVSLTQRDHLIMRYFLGWRVQTIAQHLGCSENAVSVSIHRALRILQTQHATLAEELFNDA; encoded by the coding sequence ATGGATCTGATAACGCGGGTTCGTGATGTGTTTACAGCGTCGCATCCGCTGGTAGACCCGGCCAGCTTTGCCCAATTCTATCAACAAACCCATGCTGTGGTTTTTCGTTACGTGTATATGCTGCATGGCTCGCCCAAGAGCGATGTTGAAGACTACACCGCCGAAGCATTTGCCCGAGCTTGGAAACAGCGCCAACGGTTTAGCGGCGACGATGAGGCCGCGTTGGGTTGGATTATTACGATTGCGCGGCGGATTGTGATTGATCAACAACGGCGTGCTTCGAGTGCTATAGGCCGACTGCGGGCGCAGCTTGATCGGCCATTGCCGCCGACTCCCGAGCAACAAGCAATTCAACGTGAGCGCCAACATTTGGCACTTGAATTATTGGCACATGTCTCGCTGACCCAGCGTGATCATCTGATTATGCGCTACTTTCTGGGCTGGCGGGTGCAGACCATCGCCCAACACCTTGGTTGTTCCGAAAACGCAGTATCCGTGAGCATCCACCGTGCCTTGCGGATTCTGCAAACCCAGCATGCAACTTTAGCCGAGGAGCTTTTCAATGACGCATAA